A single Pseudomonas sp. MM223 DNA region contains:
- the ccmC gene encoding Heme exporter protein C (*Name ccmC), with amino-acid sequence MKISWTWFHKLGSPKWFYAISGRMLPWLAGAAVLLLLVGITWGLAFAPQDYQQGNSFRIIYIHVPAAMLAQSCYVLLAVAGVVGLVWKMKLADVALQCAAPIGAWMTAVALVTGAIWGKPTWGSWWVWDARLTSMLILLFLYFGIIALGQAISNRDSAAKACAVLAIVGVVNIPIIKYSVEWWNTLHQGATFTLTEKPAMPAEMWLPLLCTALGFYCFFGAVLLLRMRLEVLKREARASWVKDEVLNSLGRRAAQ; translated from the coding sequence ATGAAAATAAGCTGGACGTGGTTCCACAAGCTGGGCTCCCCGAAATGGTTCTATGCCATCAGCGGCCGCATGCTGCCATGGCTGGCCGGCGCTGCCGTGCTGCTGTTGCTGGTCGGCATTACCTGGGGCCTGGCGTTCGCCCCCCAGGACTACCAGCAAGGCAACAGCTTCCGCATCATCTACATTCACGTGCCGGCGGCGATGCTGGCGCAGTCCTGCTACGTGCTGCTGGCGGTGGCCGGGGTGGTGGGGCTGGTGTGGAAGATGAAACTGGCCGACGTCGCCCTGCAATGCGCCGCGCCCATCGGCGCCTGGATGACCGCCGTGGCGCTGGTGACCGGCGCCATCTGGGGCAAGCCGACCTGGGGCAGCTGGTGGGTGTGGGATGCCCGCCTTACGTCCATGCTCATTTTGCTGTTCCTGTACTTCGGCATTATTGCGCTGGGCCAGGCAATCAGTAATCGTGACAGTGCGGCCAAGGCCTGCGCGGTGCTGGCGATTGTCGGCGTGGTGAATATCCCGATCATCAAGTATTCGGTGGAGTGGTGGAACACCCTGCACCAGGGCGCCACCTTCACCCTTACCGAAAAGCCGGCGATGCCCGCCGAAATGTGGCTGCCGTTGCTGTGCACGGCGCTGGGTTTCTACTGCTTCTTCGGCGCGGTGCTGTTGCTACGCATGCGCCTTGAAGTGCTCAAGCGCGAGGCGCGCGCCAGTTGGGTCAAGGACGAAGTGTTGAACAGCCTGGGGCGGAGGGCCGCACAATGA
- the ccmB gene encoding Heme exporter protein B (*Name ccmB) produces MSVFILLLRREARLLVRRPAELANPLVFFAIVVALFPLAVGPESQLLQTLSPGLVWVAALLAVLLSLDGLFRSDFEDGSLEQWVLSPHPLALLVLAKVLAHWIFSGLALVLLAPLLALMLGLPSHCLPVLLGSLLLGTPVLSLLGAVGAALTVGLKRGGLLLALLILPLYIPVLILGSGALQAALQNMPATGHLLWLASLTALAVTLAPFAIAAGLKISVGE; encoded by the coding sequence ATGAGCGTTTTCATTTTGTTGTTGCGCCGCGAAGCGCGCCTGCTGGTCCGTCGCCCGGCCGAGCTGGCCAACCCGCTGGTGTTCTTTGCCATCGTGGTAGCGTTGTTTCCCTTGGCGGTTGGCCCGGAAAGCCAATTGTTGCAAACCTTGTCGCCGGGCCTGGTCTGGGTGGCGGCATTGCTGGCGGTATTGTTGTCGCTGGACGGCCTGTTCCGTAGCGATTTCGAGGACGGTTCGCTGGAACAATGGGTGCTGTCGCCGCACCCGCTGGCGCTGCTGGTGCTGGCCAAGGTGCTGGCGCACTGGATCTTTTCCGGGCTGGCGCTGGTATTGTTGGCGCCGCTGCTGGCGCTGATGCTGGGGCTGCCGAGCCATTGCCTGCCGGTGCTGCTCGGCTCCCTGCTGCTGGGCACACCGGTGTTGAGCCTGCTGGGTGCGGTGGGCGCAGCACTGACGGTCGGCCTGAAGCGCGGTGGTTTGCTGCTGGCGTTGCTGATTCTGCCGTTGTATATCCCTGTATTGATCCTGGGCAGTGGTGCGTTGCAAGCGGCGTTGCAAAATATGCCGGCAACCGGCCACTTGCTCTGGCTTGCCAGCCTCACGGCCCTGGCCGTGACCCTGGCACCCTTTGCGATAGCGGCCGGCCTGAAGATCAGCGTTGGCGAATAA
- the ccmA gene encoding Cytochrome c biogenesis ATP-binding export protein CcmA (*Name ccmA) — protein MTLHLQAAGLACERDWRLLFEQLDFELGAGDMLQISGPNGSGKTSLLRLLAGLMQPTAGQILLGGKPLAEQRHALASILLWIGHAAGIKDLLTAEENLTWLCALHQPASREAIWAALEAVGLRGFEDVPCHTLSAGQQRRVALARLHLACPPLWILDEPFTALDKQGVAQLEAHLAAHCEQGGTVVLTTHHTLERKPSGYRELNLGQWAA, from the coding sequence GTGACCCTTCACCTCCAAGCCGCAGGCCTGGCCTGCGAGCGCGACTGGCGCCTGCTGTTCGAACAGCTCGATTTCGAGCTGGGCGCCGGCGACATGCTGCAGATCAGCGGCCCCAACGGCAGCGGCAAGACCAGCCTGCTGCGGTTGCTGGCCGGGTTGATGCAGCCGACCGCCGGGCAGATTCTGCTGGGTGGCAAGCCGCTGGCCGAGCAGCGCCATGCCCTGGCCAGCATCCTGCTGTGGATCGGCCACGCCGCCGGCATCAAGGACCTGCTCACCGCCGAAGAAAACCTCACCTGGCTGTGCGCCCTGCACCAACCCGCCAGCCGCGAGGCGATCTGGGCGGCGCTGGAGGCCGTTGGCTTGCGCGGTTTCGAAGACGTACCTTGCCATACCCTGTCAGCGGGCCAGCAGCGCCGCGTGGCCCTGGCCCGGCTGCACCTGGCCTGCCCGCCGCTGTGGATTCTCGACGAACCGTTCACCGCCCTGGACAAGCAGGGCGTCGCGCAGCTTGAAGCGCACCTGGCGGCCCATTGCGAGCAGGGCGGCACGGTGGTGCTCACCACCCACCACACGCTGGAACGCAAGCCCTCCGGATACCGTGAACTGAACCTGGGGCAATGGGCGGCATGA